The Flavobacteriales bacterium genome includes a region encoding these proteins:
- a CDS encoding acylneuraminate cytidylyltransferase family protein, producing the protein MKKNILITLCARGGSKGIPRKNIRLLAGKPLIKYSYDHAVEFGNWLLEKYGTEVDIALSTDSKEIQEVCASFGLHTNYTRPDFLANDSAGKLDAIKDVIHFEEENRGKNYDYIIDLDISAPLRTQKDLQEAYAQFLENPLTENLFSVNHAHKNPYFNMVEKREDGCFDLSKKQEQVLSRQTAPQVYEMNASFYFYKRSFFNKEKLYLFDHADIYLMHHISFDLDELVDFEFLDFLVTQEKLAIKI; encoded by the coding sequence TTGAAAAAAAATATACTAATAACACTTTGTGCAAGAGGTGGTTCTAAAGGAATTCCAAGGAAAAATATTCGCCTTTTGGCAGGAAAACCACTGATTAAATATAGCTATGATCATGCTGTAGAGTTTGGTAATTGGCTTCTTGAAAAATATGGTACAGAAGTAGATATCGCTTTATCTACAGATTCAAAAGAAATTCAAGAAGTTTGTGCCAGTTTTGGATTACATACAAATTACACCAGACCAGATTTTTTAGCTAATGATTCGGCAGGTAAATTGGATGCTATTAAGGATGTAATACATTTTGAAGAAGAAAACCGAGGAAAAAACTATGATTATATCATCGATTTGGATATTTCGGCACCTCTTAGAACTCAAAAAGACCTTCAAGAAGCTTATGCGCAATTTCTTGAAAATCCACTCACAGAGAATTTATTTTCGGTAAACCACGCCCACAAAAACCCTTATTTTAATATGGTAGAAAAGCGTGAAGACGGTTGTTTTGATTTGTCTAAAAAACAAGAGCAAGTTCTTTCTAGGCAAACAGCACCGCAGGTTTATGAAATGAATGCTTCTTTCTATTTCTATAAGAGATCTTTCTTTAATAAAGAAAAACTCTACCTTTTTGATCATGCCGATATCTATTTAATGCATCATATCTCTTTTGATTTAGATGAATTGGTTGATTTTGAATTCTTAGATTTTTTGGTTACCCAAGAAAAATTGGCCATAAAAATATAA
- the neuB gene encoding N-acetylneuraminate synthase: MNKTIIIAEAGVNHNGCIENAKKLIEVAANAGADYVKFQTFKTENLVTEKAEKASYQKENTGNNQSQFQMLKKLELTDEMHKEIMQYCEEKGIKFLSTAFDFESIDYLKGKLDFYKIPSGEITNFPYLLKVAELKLPIVMSTGMATMQEVEEAFEVLNKNGIPKEQITILHCNTDYPTQMQDVNLLAMNTIGNKLAVKIGYSDHTLGIEIPIAAVALGATVIEKHFTLDRTMEGPDHAASLEPNELKAMVSAIRNIEIALGNGVKEPSKSEAKNRAVARKSIVANQRIERGETFTLENITVKRPGTGISPMKWEEILGTQAQKAYDKDELI; the protein is encoded by the coding sequence ATGAATAAAACAATTATCATAGCAGAAGCAGGTGTAAACCATAATGGATGTATTGAGAATGCAAAAAAACTTATAGAAGTTGCAGCCAATGCTGGAGCAGATTATGTGAAGTTTCAGACTTTTAAAACTGAGAATTTAGTTACCGAAAAGGCAGAAAAAGCCAGTTATCAAAAAGAAAATACAGGAAACAATCAGTCACAATTTCAGATGCTCAAAAAACTAGAGCTTACAGACGAAATGCATAAAGAAATTATGCAATATTGTGAAGAAAAAGGAATCAAATTTCTATCCACGGCTTTTGATTTCGAGAGTATTGATTACCTCAAAGGTAAATTAGATTTTTATAAAATTCCATCTGGTGAAATTACCAATTTTCCTTACCTTTTAAAAGTAGCCGAGCTCAAACTTCCTATAGTGATGAGTACAGGAATGGCTACCATGCAAGAAGTAGAAGAAGCATTTGAAGTTTTGAATAAAAACGGAATTCCGAAAGAACAAATAACTATTTTACATTGTAATACCGACTATCCTACGCAAATGCAAGATGTTAATTTATTGGCAATGAATACTATTGGTAATAAGCTAGCGGTAAAAATAGGGTATTCAGATCATACTTTGGGTATAGAAATACCTATAGCAGCAGTAGCTTTGGGAGCAACAGTGATTGAAAAACATTTTACTTTAGACAGAACAATGGAAGGCCCTGATCATGCAGCTTCTTTGGAACCAAATGAATTAAAAGCAATGGTTTCAGCTATTAGAAATATAGAAATAGCTTTAGGAAATGGTGTTAAAGAACCTTCAAAAAGCGAAGCAAAAAATAGAGCAGTCGCCAGAAAAAGTATTGTAGCAAATCAGCGAATAGAAAGAGGGGAAACATTCACACTTGAAAATATTACGGTAAAAAGACCTGGTACTGGAATAAGCCCAATGAAATGGGAAGAAATTTTAGGAACACAAGCTCAAAAGGCTTATGATAAAGACGAGCTGATATGA
- a CDS encoding nucleotidyltransferase family protein encodes MKNIINERTSIQDALKKINEMRGATLFVVNDEQKMLGTLSDGDIRRYLINDGNIKEKASLIMSKSFKYLKEGENTIEKFKSFRESNIRYVPFLDIDGRYIRTIDLTLQKSNLPLEAIIMAGGKGTRLRPMTLEKPKPLLEVGGKPIIEYNIDRLIQYGIRRIYISINYLKDQIKAYFGDGSSKGIEIIYIEEDQITGTLGSATYVEQYFTEDLLIMNSDILTNIDFEDLYLEHLKTEAQMTVATVPYKVAIPYGIIETIDQRVKSIVEKPTYTYYSNAGIYILNRKCLNEIPQRAFYNATDMIEKLIEEDRVVTNYPILSYWLDIGKPIDFEKAQQDVNHIEF; translated from the coding sequence ATGAAAAATATTATCAACGAAAGAACAAGCATACAAGATGCTTTAAAGAAAATAAATGAAATGCGTGGGGCAACACTTTTTGTGGTGAATGATGAGCAAAAAATGTTGGGAACTCTTAGTGATGGAGACATTAGACGTTATTTAATAAATGATGGGAATATTAAGGAGAAAGCCTCTTTAATTATGTCAAAATCATTTAAATACTTAAAAGAAGGTGAAAATACCATCGAAAAATTCAAGAGTTTTAGAGAATCTAATATCCGATATGTTCCATTTTTAGATATCGATGGTCGTTATATAAGAACCATTGATCTCACTCTTCAAAAATCCAATCTTCCATTAGAAGCCATCATTATGGCAGGAGGAAAAGGAACACGATTGAGACCCATGACATTGGAAAAACCAAAACCACTATTGGAAGTAGGTGGAAAACCCATTATTGAATATAATATTGATCGCTTGATTCAATATGGAATAAGGAGAATCTATATTTCTATCAATTATCTAAAGGATCAGATCAAAGCATATTTTGGCGATGGTTCTAGTAAAGGGATAGAAATCATTTATATTGAAGAAGACCAAATAACAGGTACGCTTGGATCAGCAACTTATGTAGAGCAATATTTTACAGAGGATTTATTGATCATGAACTCTGATATTCTTACCAATATTGATTTTGAAGATTTGTATTTAGAACATCTTAAAACAGAAGCTCAAATGACCGTAGCAACGGTACCTTATAAAGTGGCAATTCCTTATGGAATTATCGAAACAATAGATCAACGAGTGAAGTCTATTGTAGAAAAACCTACCTATACTTATTATTCTAATGCAGGAATTTATATTCTCAATAGAAAGTGCTTAAACGAAATACCGCAAAGAGCTTTTTATAATGCAACAGATATGATAGAAAAATTGATTGAAGAAGATCGAGTTGTAACTAATTATCCGATTCTTTCATATTGGTTGGATATAGGGAAACCAATAGATTTTGAAAAAGCTCAACAGGACGTAAATCATATAGAATTCTAA
- a CDS encoding acetyltransferase, whose translation MKKKLLLIGGGGHCKSCIDVVESSADWEVFGIIDLPEKIGEKICGYSIVGSDDDIERFKNQVDGALITVGHIKSNAVRLKIFSQLKKLGFSLPVIISSNAHVSKHASIDEGTIIMHQVIVNAGAKIGSNCIINSKALIEHDASVGDHCHISTAAVLNGDVTVGNNCFIGSTSTINHGVTICDDCIIASKTLIRKNIRKSGMFFQSNPLKHSYYE comes from the coding sequence ATGAAAAAGAAATTGTTGCTCATAGGTGGTGGTGGTCATTGTAAATCCTGTATTGATGTCGTGGAAAGCTCAGCAGACTGGGAAGTTTTTGGAATTATTGATCTACCAGAAAAAATTGGCGAAAAAATATGCGGATATTCCATTGTGGGAAGCGATGACGATATTGAGCGTTTTAAAAATCAGGTAGATGGAGCATTAATCACCGTAGGGCATATAAAAAGTAATGCCGTTCGTTTGAAAATATTTAGCCAACTAAAGAAACTTGGATTTTCATTACCTGTGATTATTTCTTCAAATGCTCATGTTTCAAAACACGCTAGTATTGATGAAGGAACAATTATCATGCACCAAGTAATCGTAAATGCTGGAGCCAAAATAGGATCAAATTGTATTATAAACTCAAAAGCACTTATAGAGCACGATGCAAGCGTGGGAGACCATTGTCATATTTCTACTGCTGCGGTACTTAATGGAGATGTCACTGTAGGAAACAATTGTTTTATTGGTTCTACTTCTACCATAAATCATGGAGTAACGATTTGCGATGATTGTATCATTGCTTCTAAAACACTCATCAGAAAAAATATCAGAAAATCTGGAATGTTTTTTCAGAGTAATCCATTAAAACATTCTTATTATGAATAA
- a CDS encoding Gfo/Idh/MocA family oxidoreductase — protein MKVLIIGLGSIAKKHISALQSLVPENELEIYALRSSKASQSYQNIINVYTLEEIPGIQFIDFCIISSPTSKHEEHITACLKYDFPLFIEKPLSHYQGISKIADQLKDRKTYIACNLRFLECINFVKQAYLSDPKNRVNEVNVYCGSHLPDWRPGQDYKKNYSSIPELGGGVHLDLIHELDYVYWLFGEPKKTMNFHSKKSSLGIEAVDAAYYFWEYTEFNTQISLNYFRKDPKRTLEIVFADKTLLVDLLKNTVYQDGNKVYESKNTILDTYTTQLKYFLENQKPFNDFQEALKVLTLCLK, from the coding sequence ATGAAGGTTTTAATTATTGGATTAGGAAGTATTGCAAAAAAACATATTTCGGCATTACAATCTCTAGTGCCTGAGAATGAATTAGAGATCTATGCATTAAGATCTTCAAAAGCATCTCAGTCTTATCAAAATATTATCAATGTGTATACTCTAGAAGAAATTCCAGGGATTCAATTCATTGATTTTTGTATCATTAGTTCTCCAACTTCTAAACATGAAGAGCATATTACAGCTTGCTTAAAATATGATTTTCCTTTGTTTATAGAAAAACCCCTAAGCCATTATCAAGGGATTTCTAAAATAGCTGACCAACTAAAAGATAGAAAAACTTACATAGCTTGTAATTTGAGGTTTTTGGAGTGTATAAACTTTGTAAAGCAAGCATATCTTTCGGACCCAAAAAACAGGGTAAACGAAGTAAATGTCTATTGTGGATCCCATCTACCAGATTGGCGACCTGGACAAGATTATAAAAAAAACTATAGTTCTATTCCAGAGTTAGGTGGAGGCGTCCATTTAGACCTTATTCATGAATTAGATTATGTTTATTGGCTGTTTGGAGAACCAAAGAAAACGATGAATTTTCATTCCAAAAAATCTTCTTTAGGTATAGAAGCAGTAGATGCTGCTTACTACTTTTGGGAATATACGGAGTTTAATACTCAAATCAGTCTAAACTATTTTAGAAAAGATCCAAAAAGGACCTTGGAAATCGTTTTTGCAGACAAAACGCTATTGGTAGATTTATTAAAAAACACCGTTTATCAAGACGGAAACAAGGTTTATGAATCAAAAAATACTATTTTAGACACTTATACTACACAACTAAAATATTTTTTGGAAAACCAAAAGCCTTTTAATGATTTTCAAGAAGCATTGAAAGTCTTAACCCTTTGTTTAAAATAA
- a CDS encoding UDP-N-acetylglucosamine 4,6-dehydratase encodes MDFLELINRNNRLFDQDIQENEKLLHEAVSNAKFLVLGGAGTIGQAVTKEIFKRNPQKLHVVDISENNLVELVRDIRSSFGYIDGEFKTFALDIGSIEYDAFINLDGEYDYVLNLSALKHVRSEKDPFTLMRMIDVNILNTIKTINQSIEKGVKKYFCVSTDKAANPVNMMGGSKRIMEMFLMQKSGEIKISTARFANVAFSDGSLLHGFDQRLKKEQPIAAPSDVKRYFVIPQESGELCLMSCIFGDNRDIYFPKLDQGLHLITFSEIAERYLRKRGYEPFKVATEDEARNTIQELVKDQKWPCLFSESNTTGEKSFEEFFTEKETLDLIKHHNLGIVKNEAIFDEEKLEIFLSKIMKMRHEKKWNKEEIVALFHYMIPNFGHVETHKYLDSKM; translated from the coding sequence ATGGATTTTTTAGAATTAATCAACAGAAATAATAGGCTATTTGATCAAGATATTCAAGAAAACGAAAAATTGCTTCATGAGGCCGTTTCAAACGCTAAATTTCTTGTATTGGGTGGAGCAGGCACAATAGGTCAGGCCGTAACCAAAGAAATTTTCAAAAGAAATCCACAAAAACTTCATGTTGTAGATATTAGCGAGAATAATTTAGTAGAATTAGTTCGAGATATTCGAAGTTCTTTTGGCTATATTGATGGAGAATTCAAAACATTTGCTCTAGATATCGGTTCTATAGAATACGATGCTTTTATCAATCTAGATGGAGAATATGATTATGTTTTGAACCTATCGGCTCTCAAACATGTGAGGAGTGAAAAAGATCCATTTACCTTAATGAGGATGATTGATGTAAATATCTTGAATACCATCAAAACTATCAATCAATCGATAGAAAAAGGCGTAAAAAAATACTTTTGTGTTTCCACAGATAAAGCTGCAAATCCTGTAAACATGATGGGAGGGTCCAAAAGAATTATGGAAATGTTTTTGATGCAAAAAAGTGGGGAAATAAAAATTTCAACTGCCAGATTTGCAAATGTAGCTTTCTCAGATGGTTCTTTACTTCATGGCTTTGATCAAAGACTTAAAAAAGAACAACCAATAGCTGCACCATCTGATGTGAAAAGGTATTTTGTAATTCCACAAGAATCAGGAGAACTCTGTTTAATGTCTTGTATATTTGGTGATAATAGAGATATCTATTTTCCAAAACTAGATCAAGGATTACACTTAATCACCTTCTCGGAAATTGCAGAGAGATATTTGCGAAAAAGAGGGTATGAGCCTTTTAAAGTAGCCACAGAAGACGAAGCAAGAAATACCATTCAAGAACTTGTAAAAGATCAAAAGTGGCCTTGTTTATTTTCGGAGAGTAACACCACAGGAGAAAAAAGTTTTGAAGAGTTTTTTACCGAAAAAGAAACTTTAGATTTAATTAAACATCATAATTTGGGAATTGTAAAGAACGAAGCTATCTTTGATGAGGAAAAATTGGAAATTTTTCTTTCAAAAATTATGAAAATGCGTCATGAAAAAAAATGGAATAAAGAGGAAATAGTAGCGCTCTTCCATTATATGATCCCAAATTTCGGACATGTTGAAACGCACAAATATTTAGATAGCAAAATGTAA
- the neuC gene encoding UDP-N-acetylglucosamine 2-epimerase produces MKCCVITGTRAEYGLFYWLMKGIEQSENLNLQIIATGMHLSPEFGMTVGEIEKDFKVDRKIEMLLSSDTPTGISKSMGLAQISFAEAFEQLSPDLVIVLGDRYEIFSAVSAALVARIPVAHIHGGETSEGATDEAMRHSITKMSHLHFTAAEAYRKRVVQLGEHPDRVFQVGGLGIDNILKLPLMNKKDLEQSLDIKLEEQVFLITFHPVTLENSTSKAQTLELLKALDSFPDATLIFTKANSDADGRVINQLIDNYCLQRSNAHAYFSLGQTRYLSMIKESSVVIGNSSSGLIEVPSFNKPTVNIGDRQKGRLKAESVIDCLPEKKEITTAINKALSENFSVYISETKNPYGNGGSSEKIIEILEQISLEDILKKKFYDLKNI; encoded by the coding sequence ATGAAATGTTGTGTAATTACAGGAACAAGGGCAGAATATGGTTTGTTTTATTGGCTTATGAAAGGCATAGAACAATCTGAAAATCTCAATTTGCAAATCATTGCTACAGGAATGCATTTGTCACCAGAATTTGGAATGACCGTTGGAGAAATTGAAAAAGATTTTAAGGTGGATCGTAAAATTGAAATGTTGCTTTCATCAGATACACCTACAGGGATCAGTAAATCCATGGGATTGGCGCAAATTTCCTTTGCCGAGGCTTTTGAACAACTTTCACCTGATTTAGTTATCGTATTAGGCGACCGATATGAAATATTTTCTGCCGTAAGTGCCGCTTTAGTGGCAAGAATTCCAGTAGCTCATATTCATGGTGGCGAAACTTCAGAAGGCGCTACTGATGAAGCCATGAGACATTCGATCACAAAAATGAGTCATTTGCATTTTACTGCGGCGGAAGCGTATAGAAAAAGAGTAGTGCAGCTGGGAGAACACCCAGATCGTGTATTTCAAGTAGGCGGATTAGGGATTGATAATATCCTGAAATTACCCTTGATGAACAAAAAGGATTTAGAGCAATCTTTAGATATAAAACTAGAGGAACAAGTATTCTTAATAACTTTTCATCCTGTTACTTTAGAAAATTCTACTTCCAAAGCACAAACATTAGAATTACTGAAAGCATTAGATTCATTTCCTGATGCTACATTAATTTTTACAAAGGCAAATTCAGATGCCGATGGGAGAGTCATTAATCAATTGATAGATAACTATTGTCTGCAAAGGAGCAACGCTCATGCTTATTTTTCATTAGGACAAACAAGATATTTATCTATGATCAAGGAATCTTCTGTGGTGATAGGTAATTCTTCAAGTGGATTGATAGAAGTTCCTAGTTTTAATAAACCTACTGTAAATATAGGTGATCGACAAAAAGGACGATTGAAGGCAGAAAGTGTCATAGATTGTTTACCCGAAAAAAAGGAAATAACAACAGCGATTAACAAAGCCTTGTCCGAAAATTTCTCTGTTTATATAAGTGAAACAAAAAATCCTTACGGAAATGGAGGTTCTAGCGAGAAAATTATTGAGATTTTAGAACAAATTTCTTTAGAAGATATATTGAAGAAGAAGTTTTATGATTTGAAAAATATATAA
- a CDS encoding polysaccharide biosynthesis C-terminal domain-containing protein, whose translation MSFIKNSSLYVIFSMAQKAIPLILIHFLTVEISQESMGGLSLFNTFSTFASAFISMSLLSFLMKIYYHEPKEKLAKLVSGSFVVFLIITIALMLLLYLVRINFGNALRLPAIYDFLLPFSVFISQIPNMNMYILRNEEKVKTFGYLSVGFALTEFCLSLFFLIGLEMDWESRVYSVVFTNLVFGMIHLVILYKNGFITWKLDQSLMKKAIIHSLPFIPSTLALSFLDLSDRYLIDYFLGSDILGLYEVGYKFGSIMMIVGNALSMAFIPFLYKLIAKKDHDKTLMVQFIYIYHFVLIIASIASFIGVWILYQINFVGENFTHSLVYVPIIAVAYLFQSYFQLHSQIINNTSKAKVIAYISVLGSIINIAINVIFLKKYGIMVACYSTLISFLIMWLLNWYFSGKYFRLPWFSKKVLKLNVEELKALVR comes from the coding sequence ATGAGTTTTATAAAAAATTCTAGCTTATATGTCATTTTTTCGATGGCTCAAAAAGCGATTCCCTTAATCTTGATTCACTTTCTAACGGTGGAAATATCGCAAGAGAGTATGGGAGGATTATCCCTTTTTAATACATTTAGCACTTTTGCTAGTGCCTTCATTAGTATGTCTTTATTGTCTTTTTTAATGAAGATTTACTATCATGAACCTAAAGAGAAATTAGCAAAATTGGTTTCGGGTAGTTTTGTGGTATTTTTGATTATCACCATTGCATTAATGCTGTTGTTATATCTCGTAAGAATTAACTTTGGTAATGCCCTGCGTTTACCTGCAATTTATGATTTTCTTTTACCATTTTCGGTCTTTATTTCCCAGATTCCTAATATGAATATGTATATCCTTAGGAATGAAGAAAAAGTTAAAACCTTTGGTTATTTATCTGTGGGGTTTGCTCTTACCGAATTTTGCTTATCACTCTTTTTTCTTATAGGTTTAGAAATGGACTGGGAAAGTAGAGTGTATTCAGTAGTTTTTACCAATTTGGTATTTGGAATGATACATTTAGTTATTCTGTACAAAAATGGTTTTATTACTTGGAAGCTTGATCAATCTTTGATGAAAAAAGCGATCATTCATTCTTTACCCTTTATTCCGAGTACTTTAGCTTTGTCTTTCTTAGATTTATCAGATCGTTATTTAATAGATTATTTTTTAGGTTCAGATATTTTAGGTCTTTATGAAGTAGGGTATAAGTTTGGGAGTATCATGATGATTGTAGGTAATGCACTCAGTATGGCATTTATCCCTTTTCTGTATAAGCTAATTGCTAAAAAAGATCATGACAAAACACTGATGGTGCAGTTTATATATATTTATCATTTTGTTCTAATTATTGCTTCAATTGCCAGTTTTATAGGTGTTTGGATTTTATATCAAATCAATTTTGTTGGAGAGAACTTTACCCACTCCTTGGTTTATGTTCCTATTATAGCCGTCGCCTATTTGTTTCAATCCTATTTTCAGCTTCATAGTCAAATTATCAACAATACTTCCAAAGCAAAAGTTATTGCCTATATTTCCGTACTTGGAAGTATCATTAACATAGCAATCAATGTGATTTTCTTGAAAAAATATGGAATTATGGTAGCTTGTTATTCTACACTGATTTCTTTTTTAATCATGTGGTTGTTAAACTGGTATTTTTCGGGAAAATATTTCCGTCTTCCTTGGTTCTCAAAAAAGGTTTTAAAATTGAATGTCGAAGAGCTAAAAGCTTTAGTAAGGTAA
- a CDS encoding LegC family aminotransferase translates to MKHQRTIEFIKETFSTQEFIPLHAPTFGGNEKKYLNECIDSTFVSSVGKFVDQFEQAVADYTGAKQAVVCVNGTNALQIAMIALGVEQDDEVITQALTFIATANAISYLKAAPIFIDVDKETMGLSPKALSDFLDKNADVKNGQCYNKVTGKRIKACIPMHTFGFSCKIDEIAEICNKYCIELIEDSAESLGTFYKGKSLGTFGKIGAISFNGNKIMTTGGGGILITDDENLAKRIKHLTTQAKVPHPWEYTHDAVGYNFRMPNLNAALGLAQLEQLPSFLKKKRTLTEKYRSFFEQDDQIHFKQESENETANYWLNTVILPNRKERDQFLEETNKNGVMTRPIWTLMNKMPMFENCQKDDLTNSQWLEDRVVNIPSSVIL, encoded by the coding sequence ATGAAGCATCAAAGAACTATAGAATTTATAAAAGAAACTTTTTCTACACAAGAATTTATTCCTTTACATGCGCCCACCTTTGGAGGGAACGAAAAAAAGTATCTCAATGAATGTATTGATTCTACTTTTGTATCAAGCGTAGGAAAATTTGTAGATCAGTTTGAACAAGCCGTTGCAGATTATACAGGTGCAAAACAAGCCGTTGTTTGTGTAAATGGAACCAATGCACTCCAGATAGCAATGATTGCTTTAGGTGTAGAACAAGATGACGAGGTAATAACGCAGGCTCTCACATTTATTGCTACAGCCAATGCGATTTCATATTTAAAGGCAGCACCTATCTTTATTGATGTTGATAAAGAGACAATGGGGCTTTCGCCTAAAGCTTTATCGGATTTTTTAGATAAAAATGCTGATGTAAAAAACGGTCAATGCTATAATAAAGTTACGGGAAAAAGAATCAAAGCTTGTATTCCAATGCATACTTTTGGATTTTCTTGTAAAATAGACGAAATAGCTGAAATTTGTAATAAGTATTGTATAGAACTTATAGAAGATTCAGCAGAATCTTTAGGAACTTTTTACAAAGGAAAAAGCCTTGGTACTTTTGGGAAAATAGGAGCCATAAGTTTTAATGGAAACAAAATAATGACCACAGGTGGTGGTGGAATATTGATTACAGATGACGAAAATCTGGCAAAACGTATCAAACATTTAACCACTCAAGCCAAAGTGCCACATCCTTGGGAATATACGCATGATGCAGTAGGATACAATTTTAGAATGCCCAATTTGAATGCCGCTTTAGGTTTAGCTCAGCTTGAACAATTGCCGAGTTTCTTGAAGAAAAAGAGAACTCTAACAGAAAAATATAGATCGTTTTTTGAACAAGATGATCAAATTCATTTTAAACAGGAATCTGAAAACGAAACAGCAAATTACTGGCTCAATACAGTGATTTTGCCTAACAGAAAAGAACGAGATCAATTTCTTGAAGAAACCAATAAAAACGGAGTGATGACACGTCCAATTTGGACTTTGATGAATAAAATGCCCATGTTTGAAAATTGTCAAAAAGATGATTTGACAAATTCTCAATGGCTGGAAGATCGAGTAGTTAATATTCCAAGTAGTGTGATTTTATGA
- a CDS encoding oxidoreductase — MLENKVIIVTGGSGLLGKAMIDDITQKGGIAINADINIETDLEKRNIQLNILDTESIDATLAEIEKHFGKIDGIVNNAYPRTKDWGAFFEDIPYDSWKKNVDMQMNAVFYICQKSVPYLEKSKGSLVNISSIYGLVGPDFTVYDNTSMTMPAAYSAIKGGIVNFSRYLSSYLGRKGIRVNVVSPGGIFDHQKEEFVNQYNKKVPMGRMGLPKDIAPSVSFLLSDDAGYITGQNLVVDGGWTAI; from the coding sequence ATGCTTGAGAATAAAGTTATAATAGTTACTGGCGGGTCTGGTTTACTAGGTAAGGCAATGATAGATGATATTACCCAAAAAGGAGGAATAGCCATTAATGCTGATATCAACATAGAAACAGACCTTGAAAAAAGAAATATACAGCTCAATATTTTAGACACAGAATCTATTGATGCTACTTTAGCCGAAATAGAAAAACATTTCGGAAAAATTGATGGAATTGTCAATAATGCCTATCCTAGAACTAAAGATTGGGGTGCTTTTTTTGAAGATATTCCTTATGATTCATGGAAAAAAAATGTAGATATGCAAATGAATGCCGTGTTTTATATCTGTCAAAAATCGGTTCCGTATTTAGAGAAAAGTAAAGGTTCTCTTGTAAATATTTCTTCCATTTATGGACTTGTAGGCCCAGATTTTACGGTGTATGATAATACTTCTATGACGATGCCTGCTGCTTACTCAGCAATTAAAGGTGGAATAGTTAATTTTAGTAGATATTTATCTTCTTATCTAGGAAGAAAAGGAATACGAGTAAATGTGGTGTCCCCAGGAGGAATTTTTGATCATCAAAAAGAGGAATTTGTGAATCAATACAATAAAAAAGTTCCAATGGGAAGAATGGGTTTACCAAAAGATATAGCACCAAGTGTATCGTTTTTACTTTCTGATGATGCAGGCTATATTACCGGGCAAAACTTAGTAGTTGATGGTGGATGGACAGCCATTTAA